In Scytonema millei VB511283, the genomic stretch GTAATTGTCTCTCCTGAACTAGCGCGACGGAGAGCCTCTTGACGAGCTACTTCAGGTGTAGAAGGAGCAGCCAAGAGATAAAGGGCAGAATTAGCAATATTTAAATGGGTAAAATTTACACATTTAAACTGTTCGCTGACCTGGATGAATTTGGTTGAAGCAGAAACACTCCAATCAAATTCAGCTTTTAGCCACTTTCGGAAACGTCCATGTTCTAGCTGTTGCTTAACTGCTCTCAACTTTTGTCCGATATGAATAATATCTTGAGAGGTACGACGCATTAAACTTTTGATTTCACTGGTATTTTGCTGAATAGCGGCTCGCGTTTCACTGTCTAGTTCGGCATAGTTAAAAGTGACCATATCGGAAGTAGATGAGAATTCTTGCAATTCAGACGATAGCTGAGTGGAAGCCATAGAAATTATTCTCCTTCTCTCAGAATTCAAAAATGCCAGAGCTATTGATATTTTATTGAAGTATAAATCTTATTTAACAAATAGCTCTTCATATAAACAAACTACTAATTTTAAATATGCGGAGTCTATTAATTACTGTCCAGGGGGGAAAGTTCAGGTATCTTATAGCAGTTAAATGATTGTATTGCCAAACGAGTAGTAGGTTGGTAGAGGAGAAGCTCTTCACTATATTGTTGTTATTGTAGCGATCGCTAAATTACTAATATTGGCTCAAACAGAAAACTGTAGTTTTTGTCCAAGTATGTAGTTTTTTTGTGAGGGAGTGCGAAGGTACATAAAAAATCAAAAAGAATATTGGAATTTGCAAGGAAGCGCGATTACTACGGAATCTAGATCCAATAATTCTGAATTAGAAAACTAGTTATACTTAAACTTCTCAGTTCATAGTGAACGCTCTCTCTAAAGTTATAGATAATTGTTCTTTCCGCTACAGGCAATAAGATTTTATAAACTATGGAACCGTTCCTGAACTTTCCTGTATCGACAACCTTTATAGAGAAGGAAATAATAGAATGTGTTTACTCAAATAGCACTCTTTATCCTTTTGTCTTAGTGCGTCTAGCTCATAAAAACTAGAACGCTAGCGTCATAAAAAATGTTATCAATTGAGTTTTTCAAACTCAAATTTGACCATAATCTGTTGAATTCATATAAAATAGTTGGCTTACTGGTTTAGCTCAAACTAAGAGTTACGAAAATTTGCAGAAATAGTATTAATTTAACAAAATTTATTATTCTTAACTGTGATATGCAAGCTCGCCTAATTGCTTTTTACCTTCCTCAGTATCACCCTATCCCAGAAAATGATGAATGGTGGGGTAAGGGATTTACTGAGTGGACTAACGTCACTAAAGCTAAACCTTTATTCTCAGAGCATTATCAGCCTCACTTGCCAGCCGATTTAGGCTTTTATGATTTGCGTCTATCCGAAACTCGTCAGGCTCAAGCAGACTTAGCTAAAGAGTATGGAATTTATGGCTTTTGTTATTATCACTACTGGTTCAATGGCAAGCGCTTATTAGAACGCCCTTTCAATGATGTGCTAAATTCTGGACAACCAGATTTTCCTTTTTGCCTTTGTTGGGCGAACGAAAATTGGACGAGAAGATGGGATGGTAAAGAGCAAAATCTTCTTCTCAAGCAAATTTACAGCGAAGAAGACGATAGACTACACATGCAGTGGCTTGCTCAAGCATTCTCAGATCGTCGATATATCAAAGTTGATGGTAAGCCTTTATTTTTGGTGTATCGAGCTACGAAACTACCAAACCCGCAGCAAACCGTAAAAATTTGGCGTGAGGAGGCAAAAAGGCTTGGTGTTGGAGAAATTTTTCTCTGTAGAGTCGAAAGTTTTGCTAGCGAACAAGAAGATCCAAGATTGATTGGTTTTGATGCATCTGTAGAGTTTCAACCAGACTGGACTCAACTAGGTTTGCCTCTGCAAAAAGGTAGGCTTTGGCATCTAGCTAGAAAGTTAGGACTAGCCCATCAAGCTTATGGAAATCACAACATATATGAGTACTCAACTATTGTTAAACATATGCTGGCGAAGTCAAATCCAACCTATCAGCGATTTCCCTGCGTTACACCATCGTGGGACAATACTGCACGCCGTCAAGCTGGTGCCATAATTCTCCAAAATTCTACACCTGAAGTTTACGAGTCTTGGTTAAGAACGATTGTTGACAACACTTTAGCTAATAACTACTCTACCGAGAAAATTGTTTTTATTAATGCTTGGAATGAGTGGGCTGAGGGTAATCATCTTGAACCTTGCCAGAAATGGGGACATGCTTATTTAGAAGCTACTCGAATGGCGCTGAGAGATAGGAAAACTGACTTTACAACCTACTTATCAAGAGAAACATGCCTAAAGTAAGCGTTATTATTCCAAATTATAATCATGCACAGTTTCTCGAACAACGCATACAAAGTGTCTTAGATCAAACTTATCAAGATTTTGAAATTATTTATTTAGATGATGCTTCTACAGATAATAGTAATGAGGTATTTGCTAAATTTGCTAACAATTCTAGGATTCGAGCAATTTACAATCAAACGAATAGTGGCTCTCCATTTAAACAATGGAACAAAGGAATTCGTTTAGCACAGGGAGAGTATGTTTGGATTGCCGAGTCAGACGACTACGCAGATAAACGGCTGCTTGCAGAGCTGGTTGACAAGCTAGATAATAATCCTACAGTCGGGTTAGCCTATTGCTTGTCATGGTTTATTGATGAATGCGATCGCTCTATATTTAATAGTAAGGATTTACTCTATTTCCCCGACAAGGAACGATGGGAGAAAGATTTTGTAAATAATGGAATAGATGAATGTAGTAAATACCTAATTTTTGAGAACATAATTCATAACGCTAG encodes the following:
- a CDS encoding glycoside hydrolase family 99-like domain-containing protein → MQARLIAFYLPQYHPIPENDEWWGKGFTEWTNVTKAKPLFSEHYQPHLPADLGFYDLRLSETRQAQADLAKEYGIYGFCYYHYWFNGKRLLERPFNDVLNSGQPDFPFCLCWANENWTRRWDGKEQNLLLKQIYSEEDDRLHMQWLAQAFSDRRYIKVDGKPLFLVYRATKLPNPQQTVKIWREEAKRLGVGEIFLCRVESFASEQEDPRLIGFDASVEFQPDWTQLGLPLQKGRLWHLARKLGLAHQAYGNHNIYEYSTIVKHMLAKSNPTYQRFPCVTPSWDNTARRQAGAIILQNSTPEVYESWLRTIVDNTLANNYSTEKIVFINAWNEWAEGNHLEPCQKWGHAYLEATRMALRDRKTDFTTYLSRETCLK
- a CDS encoding glycosyltransferase family 2 protein, with the translated sequence MPKVSVIIPNYNHAQFLEQRIQSVLDQTYQDFEIIYLDDASTDNSNEVFAKFANNSRIRAIYNQTNSGSPFKQWNKGIRLAQGEYVWIAESDDYADKRLLAELVDKLDNNPTVGLAYCLSWFIDECDRSIFNSKDLLYFPDKERWEKDFVNNGIDECSKYLIFENIIHNASAVLIRRSIYEKVGYADESLRLCGDWLLWVKMLLVSDIAFISEPLNYYRAHSETVRYEASRNGVFAEESYQIVRYILANIICSKEVVEQVCETRIHRWLKIMFSKNEKISWKRHYKIYKVASAVDSEIKFRLTKKILKNLLVKV